In Candidatus Zixiibacteriota bacterium, one genomic interval encodes:
- a CDS encoding YbhB/YbcL family Raf kinase inhibitor-like protein codes for MKGWPKSLFAAAIILFGAATLYAGDGKSENPKGKSEVKMQIGSAAFQNGDSIPVKYTCDGPDVSPPLIFAGVSGSAKSLALICDDPDAPAGTWVHWVLYDIPPYARGLSEKIMEAVNPVV; via the coding sequence ATGAAAGGATGGCCAAAATCCCTGTTTGCGGCGGCGATTATTCTTTTCGGCGCGGCCACTCTTTATGCCGGAGACGGGAAGAGTGAAAATCCAAAAGGGAAAAGTGAGGTCAAAATGCAAATCGGAAGTGCGGCCTTTCAGAATGGGGATTCCATTCCGGTCAAATATACCTGCGATGGTCCCGATGTTTCCCCGCCGCTTATTTTCGCGGGCGTTTCCGGTTCGGCAAAATCGCTGGCTTTAATATGTGATGATCCCGACGCCCCGGCCGGAACCTGGGTGCACTGGGTGCTTTATGATATCCCCCCTTATGCGCGAGGACTTTCCGAGAAAATCATGGAGGCAGTCAATCCGGTGGTCA